tgccccccccccccctctctctctctctctctctctctgtcacactaACTCACCAGAGGGCATACACAATACAGCAAATTACCAATATCCTGGACAAAACAGCATGACATTTGATTTTGGGGTATCTTTATACTTGACTTGGGGGTTTACATTGACATAAGTGTGCCCTCTAAAGATAAGGGTGTTGTTCCATATTTTTCTTATTGTCATGAAATCCAATAAAAAGACCAAAACTAACAAGAATGATCTGTGTAGCCAGAGACTGATCTGTGCCATGGTcctccgttgttgttgttgttgttgttgttattgttgttgttacctgCACTGTTGCACACAGTGACATATTCCTACATTAGATGAACATAGGCACTTTAATGTATGTAGTGCTGCACCCAGAAATGCACTAGTGCAACACTGAAATTAACTCTGTGACATTTGCCAAACAATCACAATGCACAGCTGTTTTaggaaataatatttaaattgtagtataaaaataagattaaaaTCTTTAGTATTTGAGAAAGTGTGACAGACAGACTTGAGTTTGGTCTTTCCGTGGGATTTGTTGTTGCCAggcttattttttaaataacacaatttaatatgttttattaGTGAGaatattcatttcatttcaaaaaagtttctcgCCCCATAATAACAGCAACAAGTTAAAATGTTCGTGTTTGCTTTGTCATAAAATTTGTttgaaaaaattaaacaatgaCACAGATGCAATTGCACAGACATAATGTATATTTGGATTTCAGAGCAAGTCTTCCCTTCACAAATGTGTGGTTCCTCAATTCATGGGCCGATTCCTGAGATGTTCTGCAACACTAAGTGAGAGTGGATAGAGCTATTTATCAGAACAAAACATCCATACACGATAGTCCTCCAGTAATAATTATATTCAAGGCAATTTGTAGAAAATCAACAGCCCAGCTGTTCCCTTAAATGTATGTTTTAGGATAACAGTTCATGTTCAGaggtcaaaatgttcatacCTGGAAATAATGCATGTTCTAAACAAAGCCTGGATGTAGCAGAGGAACTACATTCACCACAAGGAAGTGTATAGATTAGGCAAATGTGAAATAGTTTAGGATTTACATATCCCTTTTCTCATTAGTCGTATTGAGTGACCTGGATATTGAATAACAAACACGCTGAAAGTGGAATTGGAAGGCTCAAAGCGCCCAGGTGGGATTCCTGCAAGCTGGAAGGCCTAAAGTTAGCGCTTTCAGACAGCCTCTCTGAACCCCCCTGATGTTGGCTTTGGACCTACAGTTCCTTCCTGTTCATGGAAATTCTTCTACAAACGAAACGTGTTTCAGTCCgacgaaaaaaagaagaggaaacaaAAGTTGGATTATGCTGAGCCTTAATAGCTGACGAtgcaattttgttttcaaaGCAATGTGTTCCACCTGAATcaattaaatgtctttaaaaaaaaagaaagaagaagaaacaagatgAGAAAAGATTAATGATGgtcaaacaaaacaattttTCTGTGAGCAAAGtacaaaaggagaaaaaagtcAAATGTACTGTTGTTATCTTCTCATTTACAtgcataaaataataaatggtaATTTAACAATTTATGTTTGGTGAACATgcatggaggaaaaaaaatagaaaaatggaTTTACTGCTGAGGTCTCCCAAATCCAAACATCCAATGTCGGAAAATGTTGACCATTGTGAAGATATGCTGCGCTCTGCTGGACAATTATAGATATAGTAGTGTATGTTTGAGGCCACAGAGTAAACATGTACTCCAGAAAAACTTTTAAACTAAAGAGGTGAGCTTTAGAGCATTAATGTGACACTTCAACTGTTTAAAAGGTTTTCATGcactttattatattatattacatttattcagTATagtccagaatcacaaattacaaatttgcctcactgggttttacaatctgcatacatacgacatccctgtcccatgaCCTACATGCCTGTAATTTCAAAACTCTTACTATTGTCCTTGTCATGTAAACATCAACAGTTGTTTACTCAACATAATTTTAAAATCCAATCTGTTAAATTCCATAAGCCGACACTGTGACTTGTTGCAGTAGGACGCACAGGTGTTACTTATCACACTAACGATAGCTGTGCAGAGCCAGCATGCTGAAGCTGCTGCATTCAGCTGTCGTTAACGTTATCACTTACACCTGTGAGTTTCCTACAGCGACCTGTCAAAAATGCCCCTTCATTTCTCCATATTCAGCATCTTACTACTTATCACCCTGTTTTCTAGTTGACCCAgaaaacatgtttgttttttcttgaaACAGTTACAAATTCCGCTAATGATTGCAAACCTCCTAGTAATTAGTGTTGACATCTTGACATAATTCAGAAGAATCAGATTGCTGCATAGCATCAAGGAAATTAGACTGAAAGAGAAATCTTAAAATAATTGGAAACAGTATCATTTTAATAAATTGTTCAGACTTTGTATTGCAAAAATAACTACTTACAAACAACCTTTTATATGAcagtttctttgtgttttcgaAGCTTAACTCACTCCATTTTATAGACAGTTATTTGCATTTAGACATCAAGTACTGCACAGAGAGGACTTTAGTTGTAACTTAATAAAAAAGCATATTCAACACTATTTCAAGTGTAGTCTTAAATTCTCCATTAAAGGGCTGTATTTGATATCTTCTCTGGAAAGTGATTTTAACATTAGGAAAGGTTAACTGACCACCGTGTGGGTttttacatgtttgtgtgtgcactcagCTAAATGTGAGGAGTACCATGGTACTTGATGTTCACATTCTTCCCCACCAGATGTCCCTCATGTAACATGACAAACTGGCTGAGCTTCATCGAGACCTGCTGCAGCAGCCCAATTTCATTTTAGCAGCACTTTGCTGCTCCAGCCAGCCTTCCCGTATTCTAGCAAACACACTTTTTGTTGTTTGATTTGTAAAATACAAGCGTTTCACTCATAGAGAAGTGAGCTCAGTGGACAAGGCCCAAGCCAGCACAACAACATTATCATTTTGTTGACATGCCATATTATGATGAATGGCACCTCATTTTCAGTGCAGTCAAGATGCACAAGTCGCTCTTCCTCTGTGCCACGTTCGGAGTGGCCGGAGCAAGAACAGAGGCCGGCTGAGTGTGAGAAGGCAGCTCATTAGCTCTCCCGGTCCAGCAGAGTGGCTGCTCTCTCCCAGGAGAGCAGTTCAGAGTTCTGGGAAACTCACCAACAAGGCAACAGCTGCGACTCTACCCGGACCCGATGAAAACTCTTTCTCTATCTACTCTCTGCGTCTCTTTCTTCATCTCAAGCACTTTGTCAGTCTGTGCCATCACCGCCCCCGGGGGCCTGGATCTCTATCCATCTGTACTCACCTCATTTTTAGATCAAGAGATCAAGAGATCACTCCTGAACTTTTGACCAATGCTTTGTGAAGTTTTTGGTTTTGACTAAAATGTGAACAATGGCATTTCGTCTGATGACTTTGATTTCTCAGATAAAAGATGTGATCCCAATGTAGAGTAGTTAAATATTATCTGAATAAACAAAACCTCACAAGATTGTATATTcacgtttttttattatttgactTTATGTAAGTGTCTTATTGGTTGAAACCAAACCACACTGTTTTCTACTCACATAAAAATTGTCTTCTTTCCAAAATGTACGTTTGGTTGCATGCATAAATGACAAACATCAGACTTTTGTTTATCTACTCACAGTTTATGAGTGTGCTGCATCCACCACTAGATCCATCTCACAGACTTTATATTCAAACCATCCAGATTCTTGGATTTGCTTACTGTGTATTGTTAGTAACATGCTCGGTTtcaataaaggaaataaaaaatgaaatttcTGAAGGATTAAGAATGATGTTTGATTTAATGTAACACAGGGACAGAAGACAGCCACTAtaagtattatttttatttttatctgaaatgcaaatatataaaaagttcaATCATATCACGAACGCAATAAATACTGAATACATAATATAGAAGAATCCTGCTACAAGTTAGCTTCCTGATTGCAATGAAGTCAGGTCAAAGTAACAGACATCATTTTGAGTTGAGAGGGGATGTTGCACTCTCAGACCAGTTAATAACACCAACAAGCTTGCACACAAGAAACTACATAGCTGAAAACAACTTGTAGTCTTTCTCGTTCTGACATGCTGAATGGCACGATCCTCAGCGTATTAAAGCTTGAGTTGGATTTGAGTTCAAAGTCATTGCTGCAGGACATTGAGGAGGAGACTGAGCGACTGGCAGCCTCCCAACGATGGACAGGGTGGTTTCATATTGTCAGAACCAGAGCTGCTGTTTGAAGGAGGGAGTCCTATGCAGTTGCTCCACATAGTCTCACAGTGGGTGAGATGTCTTGGCTGTCCTCAGATCGGCCTGTCACCATAAATGGCCAGGTCTGTTGAAGCAAATAGACAACATGGTTAAGCACCAAAGACACACATCCAACCTAATGGTGTTCTCTATACAAATGTAAACACAAATACAGAGGTTTTCCATGTGTTAATGTCCTCATACACAGTGAGACAGTTCACTTTAAAACAACCCGACAGCATCATACCAGGTTGACTGGGTGTAGAAAGCTGTTCTCGAATCGGTCGTCATGCAGAATCTGTCTCAGGTGAGCGATGTAGCTCGAGGCGAGGCGAAGCGTGTCCAATTTGGACAGTTTGGTGTCCGCTGGTACCCAGGGCAGGCTGGTCTTCAGCCTGGAGAACGCTTTGCTCAGCACTCTCATCCGCGTCCTCTCCCTGGAGTTGGCCGCGTTCCTCTGCGACTGTCGCGCTTCCTTCTGCTGTGCCCTGGAGAGTTTGCGCTCGTGcttggtcctctcctccttggcatcctcctccatctcctcatctgAGTACCGGTCGGGGTTATAGCAGGAAAGCTTCCGCTCGTTCCTCTCCAACGAGCTGGCGGTCCTTCTGTGGCACATCTCATAGTCCTCAGCATCGCTTGCAGCAGAGCCAGTGGACATTGCCACTCCACCTGTGACACGAGTCGCACTTTAGGGACAGCAGTTACTGAAAATGTAGATTCTCAACTTGGTGAGATTTTTGAAAACGACACAAGGTTggaagtaaaaaagaagaaagaagaaaaaagaatcaCCACTTAAACTCCCATTTCGTCACAATGCAACTTGTTCTCACTTGACAATGCAACAATAGCAACTGCTGGAGGTCAAGTCTGAAACTTTCAGATGTCTCTAAAACTGGAACATGCCTCCTTGCTTTGCTACCCCTCGACTTTAAGTGTCCTGGACTTGGCATCTCTACAGTTTTTTCTGAACATTTCTCCTCCCCTTTTCCTCTGAGCCAATATGACCTCAGTGAGACCACAACTATGTCTCCTCACGTGGACTCTCAAAGACACATGTATAACTCATctgcagcctgataataacATCAAACCCTTGAAATGATTTGCTATTTATTGGTAAATCTACTGGGAGATGGAATGACATGTATGGCAAGGCCACTCTGTGGATGTCTGAGGGTTGATTTcaccacacagacatactccatcttatatgttttaatacagaaaaaacacaacttCTCTGATTATAATACACACAACTCTTTGCAACATTTGAAAATGCAGATATATAGTAAATGTTCCCCAACTCTGTCGGTTCCACAGATGTGCTTCGGTAATAGAAATGTTTTGAGGACCTTATCAAAAGTCTCTAATCCTTTGCTGGTTTCACAGAGGGATTAGGTTTCGGCAGCTGGGGCAACCTTTCACACGCATCCTACGTGCACCAGCACCAGCTGTTATCGGTTCCCATGACATCTGGAGCGTTGGCATGACGAGGGTGTGGCAGAGGCGGGGAGGCACCATCTTCATTCCCATAGTATCCCAAGTTCTTTTTTACTTGCCTATTTCTGCCTTTGTTTTATGTCCTCCAAACTTTTCTGAGAGCAAGAGCATCCATCTGTTAGGACGCTAGGCGCTAGCAGTGGGGCAAAGAGAAGACTGAGATTGCTTTGGGCCTCTGAAGCGACAAGATTGCAGAATATTTCCGCAAAGATAGACTGCATGAAAGGGTTCTGAGAAATAACTATTCCTTTTGTACTCAACTCTTCAGGCAAATTATCGGTTATAGTGTTTGGGATTTGGAAACttctaaaaaatacattaaGGACATTATACACGATGTTCAAACAATGCAAGTCAAGCTTTGAAGTGTTTGGAGAAGTGGGAGCAGGATTTCTCTGATTAATGGAAAGTGCTGTGTCCATACCGTACTTACAGGAAGCTCCTTTTGCTCTCGCAAATATTCCCAGAAAATCCCAGGTTACTCAACATAATATGtgtgaaattttgatttttttttaatgacaataGCAAGACTGCCAAGAATTACCTAACTGTTGCTGAGATGCATGCTTAATTTTGGGAGTTGGCCATGCCAGGATCactaagagagagaaaaactagTGCGCTGTGCTCTGAGCTGAATGCTGTTCTGTTCCCCAACAGGCTCCAGTATCACTTCATTGAACCAccaatacattttcaaaacatgTTATACTTGTTCGTAATGATGTTCTAATTCAATTTTGAAGTGTCAAAATGCAAAGTCAATGTGATTGTAAAGTGTTCTGCGGTGTTCCACTGCTCCAATTTCCAATTATCGGGAATTCTCCCTAATCAAAGGACAGATTTTCATGCGTCCTACACAAAAAAAGGAGACCTAACATCAGCTGGGACTTAGAGGGAAACTTAGCTTATCTTTCTTTCTGTCAAGAGGCTGATATCTTAACTTCCTCTTGTGCTGCTGAGACAACCTGCCATTTCATCCTCTGTCACTCTGTCCGTCAGCGAGGTGAACGACGAATGACAAACTTATAAGTGCAAGCTCAGGGAATCTGCTGTTGGATTTACTGCTCACTCATAAGCggtcatctttttattttttatttaatacacaAAAAGGTATTGGCTAATGTGACACATATCTCAAGCAGCTGCTTCATTCACTATTAGCGTGGAGCAGGTTGGGATAAAACAATTGGGCTCATTAGTCATTTCTGCTCTTTCAAGTAAAAGCTGAAAACATTGTCCCAAACATCAGTGTAATTGATGGTTACAGGGTTATTGTATTTGCCCTGTGAATAATCAAATTCAGGGCTATCAGTAATAAATATTACTTAAAACTTGACTTAAAGGGGAACTAACATTTGTCTATCAGCAAAGACTCTCAGGGGTCGTGACCTCTATCAGGGCCCTAAGCTGGAGAAGCAGAGGGACAGGTGCAAGCACATGATGTCAGAggcctctctgtttctctcccaaCCTGCTATGATCCACGAAATCGCCACTGAGGCCcaaagcttgtgtgtgtgtgcgtgtgtgtgtgtgtgtgtgcgtgtgtgtgggtgtgtgtgtatgtgtgtgtgtgtgtggcactagTGAAGAAGGCAGTGCACAAATCAGAGCCAATGATCCATAAACCATTGTGATGTGTTGTCTCTAAATGTGTTATGCATTAATAAAACATGCCCCACAGGAAACTTTCCTGAAATAACATGAATGCATCCACGCGTGGGAAGTGCCCTCTGCTCTTATTGCAGCTTTACATTCGGTGGATCACAATTTAACACAATTTAGGTTTTTATAGTAAGAGCTTTTACTTACGTTTCGCATTCCTTGCACATGAAGACACatcacaacatttaaaaaacagctaCACTGTGTGCATGAT
The Pseudoliparis swirei isolate HS2019 ecotype Mariana Trench chromosome 16, NWPU_hadal_v1, whole genome shotgun sequence DNA segment above includes these coding regions:
- the LOC130206450 gene encoding musculin — encoded protein: MSTGSAASDAEDYEMCHRRTASSLERNERKLSCYNPDRYSDEEMEEDAKEERTKHERKLSRAQQKEARQSQRNAANSRERTRMRVLSKAFSRLKTSLPWVPADTKLSKLDTLRLASSYIAHLRQILHDDRFENSFLHPVNLTWPFMVTGRSEDSQDISPTVRLCGATA